A genome region from Rhodopseudomonas boonkerdii includes the following:
- a CDS encoding protein adenylyltransferase SelO, producing MKVHFPFDNSYTALPAHFFARVAPTPVQAPRLIKLNTVLAEQLGLDPDWLASAEGVEVLAGKRVPDGADPIAMAYAGHQFGHFVAQLGDGRAILLGEVIDRNGIRRDVQLKGSGPTPFSRRGDGRAALGPVLREYIVSEAMYALGIPTTRSLAAVTSGEQVQRETMLPGAVLTRVASSHIRVGTFQFFAARQDIDALKHLADHVINRHYPDLAKAEHPYRALLDAVITRQAELVARWLHVGFIHGVMNTDNCSIAGETIDYGPCAFMDEYNPATVYSSIDEMGRYAYANQPRIALWNLTRFAETLLPLIDSDEKAAIDIAQNSLGAFTDIFNDAYQSGLRKKIGLFTAQPDDDALVQDLLALMTANQADFTNTFRRLGTAAVDPEDDGDVRAEFTDPAAFDGWAVQWRQRLSRESQDGATRAKAMNAVNPAFIPRNHRIEAAIQAALANDFAPFEELVSVLAKPYEDQPQMAEYGSPPAPDERVLRTFCGT from the coding sequence ATGAAAGTCCACTTTCCCTTCGACAACAGCTACACAGCGCTGCCCGCCCATTTCTTCGCCCGGGTTGCGCCGACGCCGGTGCAGGCACCGCGGCTGATTAAGCTCAACACGGTCCTTGCCGAGCAGCTCGGTCTCGACCCCGACTGGCTCGCCAGCGCCGAAGGCGTGGAAGTTCTCGCGGGCAAGCGCGTGCCCGATGGCGCCGATCCCATCGCCATGGCCTATGCCGGGCACCAGTTCGGCCATTTCGTCGCCCAGCTCGGCGACGGCCGTGCCATTCTGCTCGGCGAAGTCATCGACCGGAACGGCATCCGCCGCGACGTACAGCTCAAAGGCTCGGGTCCGACGCCGTTCTCACGCCGCGGCGACGGCCGCGCGGCGCTCGGCCCGGTGCTGCGCGAATATATCGTCAGCGAGGCGATGTATGCGCTCGGCATTCCGACCACGCGCTCGCTCGCGGCAGTCACGTCAGGCGAGCAAGTGCAGCGCGAGACCATGCTGCCCGGCGCGGTTCTGACGCGTGTGGCATCGAGCCATATCCGCGTCGGCACATTCCAGTTCTTCGCAGCGCGCCAGGATATCGACGCGCTGAAACACCTCGCCGATCATGTCATCAACCGGCACTATCCCGACCTCGCAAAGGCCGAGCATCCCTATCGCGCATTGCTCGATGCGGTGATCACGCGTCAGGCGGAGCTCGTCGCCCGTTGGCTGCATGTCGGCTTCATCCATGGCGTGATGAACACTGACAATTGCTCGATCGCGGGCGAGACCATCGATTACGGCCCATGCGCTTTCATGGACGAGTACAATCCGGCGACAGTCTATAGCTCGATCGACGAGATGGGCCGCTATGCCTATGCCAACCAGCCGCGGATCGCGCTGTGGAATCTGACCCGCTTTGCCGAGACGCTGCTGCCGCTGATCGACAGCGACGAGAAAGCCGCGATCGACATCGCGCAGAATTCGCTCGGCGCGTTCACGGATATTTTCAACGATGCCTATCAGAGTGGCCTTCGCAAAAAGATCGGCCTGTTCACCGCACAGCCCGATGACGACGCGCTGGTGCAGGACCTGCTGGCACTCATGACCGCCAACCAGGCGGACTTCACCAACACCTTCCGCCGTCTTGGCACTGCTGCCGTAGATCCGGAAGACGATGGCGACGTGCGCGCGGAGTTTACCGATCCCGCCGCCTTCGACGGCTGGGCAGTGCAATGGCGACAGCGACTCAGCCGGGAATCCCAGGACGGCGCTACCCGCGCCAAGGCCATGAATGCCGTCAATCCGGCCTTCATCCCCCGCAATCATCGGATCGAGGCGGCCATTCAGGCGGCCCTTGCCAACGACTTCGCTCCGTTCGAGGAACTCGTCTCCGTGCTGGCAAAACCTTATGAAGATCAACCCCAGATGGCGGAATATGGCAGTCCGCCGGCGCCGGATGAGCGTGTGTTACGCACATTTTGCGGTACCTAA
- the aspS gene encoding aspartate--tRNA ligase has translation MHRYRSHTCGALRDSHIDQTVRLSGWCHRIRDHGGVLFIDLRDHYGLTQCVADPDSPAFKTAETLRSEWVVRIDGKVRRRPEGTDNPELPTGAVEIYISDIEVLGPAAELPLPVFGDQDYPEDIRLKYRFLDLRREKLHQNIMTRGAIIDSMRRRMKEGGFFEFQTPILTASSPEGARDFLVPSRIHPGKFYALPQAPQQYKQLLMMSGFDRYFQIAPCFRDEDPRADRLPGEFYQLDLEMSFIEQEDVFAAMEPVITGIFEEFANGKPVSKNWPRIPYAEAIRKYGSDKPDLRNPLEMQDVSEHFRGSGFKVFARMLEDPKNQVWAIPGPTGGSRAFCDRMNSWAQGEGQPGLGYIMWRENNEGAGPLANNIGAERTEAIRAALGMKAGDAAFFVAGDPEKFYKFAGLARNKVADDLNLADKEQFKLAWIVDFPMYEYNEDDKKVDFSHNPFSMPQGGLDALLNQDPLTIKAFQYDIACNGYEIASGGIRNHKPEAMVKAFEIAGYGEETVIERFGGMYRAFQYGAPPHGGMAAGVDRIVMLLCGTNNLREISLFPMNQRAEDLLMGAPSEASPKQLREAHIRLNLPEK, from the coding sequence ATGCATCGCTACCGGTCTCACACCTGCGGCGCGCTCCGCGACAGCCATATCGATCAGACCGTGCGCCTGTCCGGCTGGTGCCATCGTATCCGCGACCATGGCGGCGTGCTGTTCATCGACCTGCGCGATCATTACGGTTTGACCCAGTGCGTCGCCGATCCGGATTCGCCCGCCTTCAAGACCGCCGAGACGCTGCGCTCGGAATGGGTCGTGCGCATCGACGGCAAGGTCCGTCGCCGTCCGGAAGGAACCGACAATCCGGAACTGCCGACCGGCGCCGTCGAAATCTATATCAGTGACATCGAAGTGCTCGGCCCCGCTGCTGAACTGCCGTTGCCGGTGTTCGGCGATCAGGACTATCCGGAAGACATCCGCCTGAAATACAGGTTCTTGGATCTGCGTCGCGAGAAGCTGCATCAGAACATCATGACGCGCGGCGCTATCATCGACAGCATGCGCCGCCGCATGAAGGAGGGGGGCTTCTTCGAATTCCAGACGCCGATCCTGACGGCCTCGTCGCCGGAAGGCGCGCGCGACTTCCTGGTGCCCAGCCGCATCCATCCCGGCAAGTTCTACGCGCTGCCGCAGGCGCCGCAGCAGTACAAGCAGCTCTTGATGATGTCGGGCTTCGACCGCTACTTCCAGATCGCGCCATGCTTCCGCGACGAGGACCCGCGCGCCGATCGTCTCCCGGGTGAATTCTACCAGCTCGATCTCGAAATGAGCTTCATCGAGCAGGAGGACGTGTTTGCCGCGATGGAGCCGGTCATCACCGGCATCTTCGAGGAATTCGCCAATGGCAAGCCGGTCAGCAAGAACTGGCCGCGCATTCCCTATGCCGAAGCGATCCGGAAGTATGGCAGCGACAAGCCGGACCTGCGCAATCCGCTGGAGATGCAGGATGTCTCCGAGCACTTCCGCGGTTCAGGCTTCAAGGTCTTTGCGCGGATGCTCGAGGATCCGAAGAACCAGGTCTGGGCCATTCCAGGCCCGACCGGCGGCAGCCGTGCATTCTGCGACCGGATGAATTCCTGGGCGCAGGGCGAAGGTCAGCCGGGCCTCGGCTACATCATGTGGCGCGAGAACAATGAAGGCGCTGGTCCGCTCGCGAACAATATCGGCGCGGAGCGCACTGAAGCAATCCGCGCGGCACTCGGCATGAAGGCCGGCGATGCCGCCTTCTTCGTCGCTGGTGATCCCGAGAAGTTCTACAAGTTCGCCGGTCTCGCTCGTAACAAAGTGGCCGACGATCTGAACCTCGCCGACAAGGAGCAGTTCAAGCTCGCCTGGATCGTCGACTTCCCGATGTACGAGTACAACGAGGACGACAAGAAGGTCGACTTCTCGCACAACCCGTTCTCGATGCCGCAGGGGGGGCTCGATGCGTTGCTCAATCAGGATCCGCTGACGATCAAGGCGTTCCAGTACGACATCGCCTGCAACGGCTACGAGATCGCTTCGGGCGGCATTCGTAACCACAAGCCGGAAGCCATGGTGAAGGCGTTCGAGATCGCCGGTTACGGCGAGGAGACGGTGATCGAGCGCTTCGGCGGCATGTATCGCGCCTTCCAGTACGGGGCCCCGCCGCATGGCGGCATGGCCGCCGGTGTCGACCGCATCGTGATGCTGCTGTGCGGCACCAACAATCTGCGCGAAATCTCGCTGTTTCCCATGAACCAGCGTGCGGAAGACCTGCTGATGGGCGCACCGTCGGAAGCGTCGCCCAAGCAACTGCGTGAAGCGCACATCCGGCTGAACCTGCCGGAGAAGTGA
- the rnd gene encoding ribonuclease D has product MELITTTDQLAAACERLAQHPVITVDTEFLRETTYYPLLCVVQMASADDAVVVDTLAEGIDLAPFFALMNNEAVLKVFHAARQDIEIMVHRSGVVPHPIFDTQVAAMVLGYGDSIAYDQLVERVTGHRPDKTHRFTDWSRRPLTDEQLHYAVSDVTHLRDVFAKLDADLKKRKRSDWVSEEMKILTSPKTYDFHPERAWERLKTRVRKPKELAVLMEVAAWREQEAQSRDVPRSRVLKDDAVGDIATHAPTTLEKLANLRSLPKGFERSKWGSDIIAAVQRGIGRDPHTLPKLEKPRGNGNGAATVELLKVLLRMTSERHAVASKVIATVDDLEQIAGDDNADVGALHGWRRELFGEAALALKHGRLALAMEKGRVIGVNRG; this is encoded by the coding sequence ATGGAACTGATCACCACCACCGACCAACTCGCTGCAGCCTGTGAGCGCCTCGCCCAGCATCCCGTCATCACCGTCGATACGGAATTCCTTCGCGAGACCACCTACTATCCCCTTCTCTGCGTCGTGCAGATGGCCAGCGCCGACGATGCCGTGGTCGTTGACACTCTCGCCGAAGGCATCGATCTCGCGCCGTTCTTCGCGCTGATGAACAACGAAGCGGTGCTGAAGGTCTTCCATGCGGCGCGGCAGGATATCGAGATCATGGTCCACCGCAGTGGCGTGGTGCCGCATCCGATCTTCGACACGCAGGTCGCGGCCATGGTGCTCGGCTATGGCGACAGCATCGCCTACGACCAGCTCGTCGAGCGCGTCACCGGCCACCGCCCCGACAAGACCCATCGTTTCACCGACTGGTCGCGCCGCCCGCTGACCGACGAGCAATTGCACTACGCAGTATCTGACGTGACGCATCTGCGCGACGTGTTCGCCAAGCTCGACGCCGATCTGAAGAAACGCAAGCGCAGCGACTGGGTGAGCGAGGAAATGAAAATCCTCACTTCGCCGAAGACTTATGACTTCCACCCCGAGCGGGCCTGGGAGCGCCTGAAGACGCGTGTGCGGAAGCCGAAAGAACTTGCGGTGCTGATGGAAGTCGCCGCCTGGCGCGAGCAGGAAGCACAGAGCCGCGACGTGCCGCGCTCGCGTGTGCTCAAGGACGACGCCGTCGGCGATATCGCCACCCATGCGCCAACCACGCTGGAGAAGCTCGCCAATCTCCGCTCGTTGCCGAAAGGTTTCGAACGCTCGAAATGGGGCAGCGACATCATCGCCGCCGTGCAGCGCGGCATCGGCCGCGATCCCCATACGTTACCGAAGCTGGAAAAGCCGCGTGGCAACGGTAACGGCGCCGCCACCGTTGAGCTGCTGAAAGTGCTTCTGCGCATGACGTCCGAACGTCACGCCGTTGCCAGCAAGGTGATTGCGACCGTGGACGATCTCGAACAGATTGCCGGCGATGACAATGCCGATGTCGGCGCCCTGCATGGCTGGCGCCGCGAATTGTTCGGCGAGGCGGCGCTTGCGCTCAAACATGGCCGTCTCGCACTGGCGATGGAGAAAGGCCGCGTGATCGG
- a CDS encoding methyl-accepting chemotaxis protein produces MLAKYSISTKLFVIVAFLFAAMAGIGGLSFVQMGAMNAATHDIKDNWLPSIRWIGEMRIQSARFRAVLRDHLIVTDPADRPDIDKNLAARKADFDKAYKNYLPLVSSPAERELAQQLDKEWKDFIAGASDVQALVNKGDVAAAKDVNAKKVVSVGRAMDATLARLTDLNDTGASAASGHADATYAKSIWLMIGILAAAVIAGIGAAAYLMRDIAGGISSILNPMGKLTDGDLDVGIPHQGESTEIGRIASALQIFKNALIAKRSADEAAIGEARAKAARSETINNATRHFEAMIGELVHSLSSASTELEASATTLTRTSDVTMTLSGSAASASRTVSENVQSVAAATEEITSSVNEIGRQVQESNRIAATAVQQAEKTNLSIGKLTEATARIDDVVKLITAVAEQTNLLALNATIEAARAGEAGRGFAVVAAEVKALASQTAKATDEISTQIAGMQAASSETVETIKEIGATITLISEVSSAIAAAVEEQGAATQEIARNVQQSAHLSGQVANEVTEVNRGASETGSASTQVLAAAQSLSLESNRLKGEVDKFLDTVRVA; encoded by the coding sequence GTGCTCGCCAAATATTCCATCAGCACCAAGCTCTTCGTCATTGTCGCCTTCCTGTTCGCTGCGATGGCGGGTATCGGCGGTCTCTCCTTCGTCCAGATGGGCGCCATGAACGCCGCGACCCACGACATCAAGGACAATTGGCTGCCCAGCATTCGCTGGATCGGCGAAATGCGCATCCAGTCGGCCCGTTTCCGCGCCGTCTTACGCGACCATTTGATCGTCACCGACCCCGCCGATCGCCCGGATATCGACAAGAACCTCGCCGCCCGCAAAGCCGACTTCGACAAGGCTTACAAAAATTACCTTCCTCTGGTGTCGTCGCCGGCAGAACGCGAGCTCGCCCAACAGCTCGACAAGGAATGGAAGGATTTCATCGCCGGGGCGAGCGACGTACAGGCGCTGGTGAACAAGGGCGACGTGGCCGCCGCCAAGGATGTCAATGCCAAGAAGGTCGTTTCGGTCGGTCGCGCCATGGATGCGACGCTCGCCAGGCTCACCGACTTGAACGATACGGGGGCGAGCGCCGCCAGTGGGCATGCCGACGCCACCTACGCTAAGTCGATCTGGCTGATGATCGGCATTCTCGCAGCAGCCGTGATCGCCGGCATCGGTGCTGCCGCCTATCTGATGCGCGACATCGCGGGCGGCATCTCGTCGATCCTCAATCCGATGGGAAAGCTCACCGATGGAGACCTCGATGTCGGCATTCCGCATCAGGGCGAGAGCACGGAAATCGGCCGCATCGCCAGCGCGCTGCAAATCTTCAAGAATGCGCTGATCGCCAAGCGCTCCGCGGATGAGGCGGCGATTGGGGAAGCAAGGGCCAAGGCGGCCCGCTCCGAAACGATCAACAATGCAACCCGGCATTTCGAGGCGATGATCGGAGAACTCGTGCACTCGTTATCCTCGGCCTCTACCGAACTGGAAGCTTCCGCCACAACGTTGACCCGAACGTCGGATGTGACCATGACCCTGTCCGGCTCGGCCGCATCAGCTTCGCGTACCGTGTCGGAGAACGTTCAGTCGGTGGCTGCCGCCACCGAGGAAATCACCTCGTCGGTCAACGAGATCGGCCGCCAGGTGCAGGAGTCCAACCGCATCGCGGCGACAGCCGTGCAGCAGGCCGAAAAAACCAATCTCAGCATCGGCAAATTGACCGAAGCCACTGCACGTATCGACGATGTGGTGAAACTGATCACTGCGGTGGCCGAACAGACCAACCTGCTGGCGCTCAACGCAACCATCGAAGCGGCGCGTGCTGGTGAAGCCGGACGTGGCTTTGCCGTGGTCGCGGCCGAAGTGAAGGCCCTCGCCTCGCAGACGGCAAAGGCCACCGACGAGATCTCGACACAGATCGCGGGCATGCAGGCCGCCAGTTCGGAAACCGTCGAGACCATCAAGGAGATCGGCGCGACCATCACGCTGATCTCGGAGGTTTCGTCGGCCATCGCCGCGGCTGTCGAAGAGCAAGGCGCCGCGACACAGGAGATCGCGCGCAATGTCCAGCAGTCCGCACATCTCAGCGGCCAGGTCGCCAACGAGGTTACTGAGGTCAATCGCGGCGCCAGCGAAACCGGCTCAGCTTCCACGCAAGTTCTTGCTGCAGCGCAGTCACTGTCGCTGGAGAGCAATCGCCTGAAGGGCGAAGTCGACAAATTCCTCGACACGGTTCGCGTGGCGTAG